Proteins encoded together in one Vibrio hippocampi window:
- the trxA gene encoding thioredoxin TrxA has protein sequence MSEKILQLTDDGFETDVINAAGPVLVDFWAEWCGPCKMIAPILDEIADEYQGKLTIGKLNIDQNAETPPKFGIRGIPTLLLFKDGGVAATKVGALSKTQLKEFLDANL, from the coding sequence ATGAGTGAAAAGATTTTGCAGCTGACAGATGACGGTTTTGAAACTGACGTAATTAATGCTGCAGGCCCAGTTCTTGTTGACTTCTGGGCAGAATGGTGTGGTCCTTGTAAGATGATTGCACCGATTCTGGACGAGATTGCTGATGAGTACCAAGGTAAGCTCACTATCGGTAAACTTAACATTGATCAGAATGCAGAAACACCACCTAAATTTGGTATTCGCGGCATTCCAACATTATTGCTATTCAAAGATGGCGGTGTTGCGGCGACTAAAGTTGGTGCACTATCTAAGACCCAACTTAAAGAATTTTTAGACGCAAATCTGTAG
- the rho gene encoding transcription termination factor Rho: MNLTELKNRPVSELVKLGETLGLENLARLRKQDIIFAILKAHAKSGEDIFGDGVLEILQDGFGFLRSADSSYLAGPDDIYVSPSQIRRFNLRTGDSIAGKIRPPKDGERYFALLKVNTVNHDKPDNARNKILFENLTPLHANERMIMERGNGSTEDITARVLDLASPIGKGQRGLIVAPPKAGKTMLLQNIAQSIAHNHPECELMVLLIDERPEEVTEMQRLVKGEVIASTFDEPASRHVQVAEMVIEKAKRLVEHKKDVVILLDSITRLARAYNTVVPSSGKVLTGGVDANALHRPKRFFGAARNVEEGGSLTIIATALVDTGSKMDEVIYEEFKGTGNMELHLNRKIAEKRVFPAIDFNRSGTRREELLTKADELQKMWILRKIVHPMGEIDAMEFLIDKLAMTKTNDEFFDAMRRQ, from the coding sequence ATGAACTTAACAGAATTGAAGAACAGACCTGTTTCAGAACTCGTGAAACTAGGCGAAACTCTAGGTCTGGAAAATTTAGCTCGACTGCGTAAGCAAGACATCATTTTTGCTATTCTTAAAGCCCATGCGAAAAGTGGTGAAGACATCTTTGGTGACGGGGTCTTAGAGATTCTTCAAGACGGTTTTGGTTTCCTACGTAGTGCTGACAGCTCATACCTAGCAGGTCCTGACGATATTTATGTCTCTCCAAGTCAGATTCGTCGCTTCAACCTACGTACCGGTGACTCTATCGCTGGTAAGATTCGTCCTCCAAAAGATGGTGAACGCTATTTCGCACTGCTTAAAGTTAACACGGTTAACCATGACAAGCCTGACAACGCGCGTAACAAGATCCTATTTGAGAACTTAACCCCTCTGCATGCCAATGAGCGTATGATCATGGAGCGAGGTAATGGTTCTACGGAAGATATTACCGCTCGTGTTCTCGATCTTGCTTCTCCAATTGGTAAAGGTCAGCGTGGTTTGATTGTGGCGCCGCCAAAAGCGGGTAAAACAATGCTGCTGCAAAATATTGCACAAAGCATTGCCCACAATCATCCAGAGTGTGAGCTGATGGTACTTCTTATTGACGAGCGTCCAGAAGAAGTGACCGAAATGCAGCGTCTAGTAAAGGGTGAAGTTATTGCTTCAACCTTTGATGAGCCGGCTTCTCGTCACGTACAAGTGGCAGAGATGGTTATCGAAAAAGCGAAACGCTTGGTTGAACACAAAAAAGACGTGGTTATCTTGCTTGACTCAATCACTCGTCTAGCTCGTGCCTACAACACCGTTGTACCATCATCGGGTAAGGTTCTAACGGGTGGTGTGGATGCTAACGCACTTCACAGACCAAAACGCTTCTTCGGTGCAGCTCGTAACGTTGAGGAAGGTGGTAGCTTGACTATCATCGCGACTGCGTTAGTTGATACTGGCTCTAAAATGGATGAAGTTATCTACGAAGAGTTTAAGGGTACAGGTAACATGGAACTGCACCTAAACCGTAAGATTGCAGAAAAACGTGTTTTCCCAGCGATTGACTTCAACCGTTCAGGCACGCGTCGTGAAGAGTTGCTGACTAAAGCAGATGAACTGCAGAAAATGTGGATTCTACGTAAGATTGTTCACCCAATGGGCGAAATTGATGCGATGGAATTCCTTATCGATAAATTGGCAATGACCAAGACTAACGATGAATTCTTTGACGCAATGCGTCGTCAATAA
- the fre gene encoding NAD(P)H-flavin reductase, which yields MTVKCKVKSVKPLAANTFQILLHPEQQVDFKAGQYLLVKMGEEDKRPFSIASSPCRHQGEIELHIGAAEQNAYASEVVEAMKHALNNDGDITIDAPHGEAWIREQSNRPILLIAGGTGFSYVRSILDHCLSQNLQQPIYLYWGGRNEEQLYAKEELEVIAHQHEAVQFIPVIEETGSVWTGKVGNVLQAVNSDFDSLSDFDIYIAGRFEMAGAAREQFTQQKQAKADHMYADAYAFI from the coding sequence ATGACGGTTAAATGTAAAGTTAAGTCGGTAAAGCCTTTAGCTGCGAATACCTTTCAAATTCTGCTGCACCCAGAGCAACAAGTTGACTTCAAAGCGGGTCAATATTTGTTGGTAAAAATGGGGGAGGAAGATAAACGCCCTTTTTCAATCGCAAGTAGCCCTTGTCGACATCAAGGTGAAATTGAACTGCACATTGGTGCTGCAGAACAAAATGCGTATGCATCGGAAGTTGTGGAAGCAATGAAACACGCTCTAAACAATGACGGCGATATCACAATTGATGCCCCCCATGGCGAGGCTTGGATTCGTGAACAGAGCAACCGACCAATACTATTGATAGCAGGGGGCACGGGTTTTAGCTATGTGCGCTCGATTTTAGATCACTGTTTGAGTCAAAACCTGCAACAGCCAATCTACCTGTATTGGGGAGGGCGTAATGAGGAACAACTCTACGCCAAGGAAGAGTTAGAAGTGATTGCCCATCAGCATGAAGCGGTACAATTTATCCCTGTCATTGAAGAGACTGGTTCAGTATGGACTGGCAAAGTGGGGAATGTACTGCAAGCGGTGAACTCGGATTTTGATTCATTATCAGATTTCGATATCTATATAGCAGGTCGATTTGAAATGGCAGGGGCCGCGAGAGAGCAGTTTACCCAACAAAAGCAGGCTAAAGCGGATCATATGTATGCGGACGCTTACGCGTTTATTTAG
- a CDS encoding 2Fe-2S iron-sulfur cluster-binding protein has product MSYNITLVPENQTFLAQAKQTVLDAALNNNIAFPHRCLVGACASCLCKVISGEVSYQLDPMLTDKEQQQGWMFACLAYPESDLEISFSEE; this is encoded by the coding sequence ATGAGTTATAACATTACTCTAGTACCAGAAAATCAGACCTTTTTAGCACAAGCTAAGCAAACCGTGTTAGATGCAGCGCTCAACAATAATATTGCATTTCCACATCGCTGCCTTGTCGGGGCATGCGCGAGTTGCTTGTGTAAAGTGATCTCTGGTGAAGTCAGTTATCAGTTGGATCCCATGCTAACTGATAAAGAACAACAGCAAGGCTGGATGTTTGCCTGCCTTGCCTATCCTGAATCTGATCTTGAGATCAGCTTTAGTGAAGAATAA